Proteins from a single region of Apium graveolens cultivar Ventura chromosome 7, ASM990537v1, whole genome shotgun sequence:
- the LOC141675274 gene encoding peroxidase 42: MGSKTLFFIALLSFSAISAFADEVEEVASAGPGLVMNFYKDSCPQAEDIIKEQVQLLYKRHKNTAFSWLRNIFHDCAVQRCDASLLLDSTRRTLSEKETDRSFGLRNFRYIETIKEAVERECPGVVSCADILVLSGRDGIVALGGPHIPLKTGRRDGRKSRADILEQYLPDHNESMTVVLDRFAAMGIDTPGLVALLGSHSVGRTHCVKLVHRLYPEVDPALNPGHVEHMLHKCPDQIPDPKAVQYVRNDRGTPMILDNNYYRNILDNKGLLIVDHQLATDKRTKPYVKKMAKSQDYFFKEYSRAITKLTENNPLTGTEGEIRLQCNVANKHH, from the exons ATGGGTTCCAAAACTCTTTTCTTCATTGCTCTCTTATCCTTCTCTGCAATCTCTGCTTTTGCAGATGAAGTTGAAGAGGTTGCTTCAGCTGGTCCAGGCCTTGTCATGAACTTTTACAAAGATTCATGTCCACAGGCTGAAGATATCATCAAAGAACAAGTCCAGCTTCTTTACAAGCGCCACAAGAACACTGCTTTCTCTTGGCTCAGAAACATCTTCCATGACTGTGCTGTTCAG AGATGTGATGCTTCATTGTTGCTGGACTCAACAAGGAGGACTCTGTCTGAGAAAGAAACAGACAGGAGCTTTGGCCTCAGAAATTTCAGATATATTGAAACTATTAAAGAAGCTGTGGAGAGAGAGTGCCCCGGAGTTGTTTCCTGTGCTGATATTCTTGTTTTATCTGGTAGAGATGGCATTGTTGCT CTTGGAGGCCCACACATCCCTCTTAAAACAGGAAGAAGAGATGGAAGAAAAAGCAGAGCAGATATACTAGAGCAATACCTCCCTGACCACAATGAAAGCATGACTGTTGTTCTTGACAGATTTGCTGCCATGGGAATTGACACTCCTGGACTTGTTGCCTTGCTAGGATCTCACAGTGTTGGAAGAACTCATTGTGTGAAGTTGGTTCACAGATTATACCCTGAGGTCGACCCTGCCTTGAACCCTGGTCATGTTGAGCACATGCTACACAAGTGCCCTGACCAGATCCCAGACCCAAAGGCAGTACAGTATGTGAGAAATGACAGAGGTACCCCTATGATTCTGGACAACAATTACTACAGAAACATATTGGACAACAAGGGACTGTTGATAGTGGATCATCAATTAGCCACTGATAAGAGAACCAAGCCATATGTGAAGAAAATGGCTAAAAGCCAAGATTATTTCTTCAAGGAATACTCAAGAGCCATCACTAAACTTACTGAGAACAATCCTCTCACTGGCACTGAGGGTGAGATCAGATTGCAATGCAATGTTGCTAACAAGCATCATTAA